One Luteimonas sp. MC1825 DNA segment encodes these proteins:
- a CDS encoding SAM-dependent methyltransferase, translating to MSKAGSLACVGIGMMLGAHIGARARATIEGADVVFMAVSDPLVELWLQGMHRDVRSLQPCYGGGRSRRQAYADMVGLMLCEVRAGQRVCAAFYGHPGVFAVAPHQAIAQARAEGYTAHMEPGISAEDCLYADLGLDPGATGCQHFEAGQFLQYRRQVDRGALLVLWQVGMAVSGPGGRQLSMGAWQRLLLQRLLQDYPADHHVTLYEAATLATARPRIEGMRLSGLGGAGLHPQTTLVLPPCAALQRDRAMLEEIAAIEAAEPGFTTIQTTD from the coding sequence ATGTCGAAAGCGGGAAGCCTGGCGTGCGTCGGCATCGGCATGATGCTCGGCGCCCACATCGGCGCACGTGCGCGCGCCACCATCGAGGGTGCGGATGTGGTGTTCATGGCGGTGTCGGATCCGCTGGTGGAACTCTGGCTGCAGGGCATGCACCGCGACGTGCGCAGCCTGCAGCCGTGTTACGGCGGTGGCCGCAGCAGGCGCCAGGCCTACGCCGACATGGTCGGGCTGATGCTGTGCGAGGTGCGCGCCGGCCAGCGCGTCTGCGCCGCGTTCTATGGGCATCCCGGGGTGTTCGCGGTGGCACCGCACCAGGCCATCGCCCAGGCCCGCGCCGAGGGCTACACGGCGCACATGGAGCCGGGCATCTCCGCCGAGGATTGCCTGTACGCCGACCTCGGCCTCGATCCGGGCGCCACCGGCTGCCAGCATTTCGAAGCGGGGCAGTTCCTGCAGTACCGCCGCCAGGTGGACCGCGGCGCGCTGCTGGTGCTGTGGCAGGTGGGGATGGCCGTTTCCGGGCCGGGAGGACGTCAACTCTCCATGGGCGCGTGGCAGCGCCTGCTGCTGCAGCGCCTGCTCCAGGACTACCCGGCGGACCACCACGTGACGCTGTACGAAGCTGCTACGCTCGCCACGGCCCGGCCGCGCATCGAGGGGATGCGGCTGTCAGGCCTCGGGGGAGCGGGGTTGCATCCACAGACGACGCTGGTGCTGCCGCCTTGTGCGGCGCTGCAGCGGGACCGCGCGATGCTGGAGGAGATCGCCGCGATCGAAGCCGCCGAGCCAGGTTTCACCACCATCCAGACCACTGATTAG
- a CDS encoding ligand-binding sensor domain-containing diguanylate cyclase → MARRLAAMVLLLVAAPALAADLAAPQRLEAFGPDEGLPQSTVNALAGDDQGFLWVATQDGLARFDGHRFQSWRRKRRDDQGLASSSIDALAFEPGTTRLWLGTDDTGVEIIHLPTWERVRFTRGDGLSNDRITSILVDPDGGAWIGTAAGLDHVGIAPRHVRKLGGGEIAGVAALTQGGALALGRDCRLWHATPATLTALPHRGGSGSACIALQSGPEGAWIASERGGLALVDVRDGRRLRSYTVGELQPGASVITALLRRRDGSVLVGFGNGAVAQLDAAGPRPLQLDRDLGNPVVTLHESATDALWIGTYTSGLYFARPLSHVIRFGRSDAAQMQGWPSVSLRALWGEGGHLLVGTDNGLMQQRAAGGEWMQVPGFEGRTVRVIGRAIDGGWWIGTHDGLWHWPGGGAPRRIPGLPDPRIDAMLVEGGTVWVATRGGLARVSNGEVVEDPALAPLAGRQVTALLRDDDRLWIATNTGGLWQLDAGAVAAPSRHAGLHHSLWSLAADDDALWVGSYSHGLYRIDRGSGAIRNYSDRDGLANNVVYAILRDAAGRLWLSTNNGLSVVAPGDGSIQVLGPRDGLQNREYNSGSGFRDRGGLLYFGGTRGLDVLDPDRLPAQSPSARAVLTTLRISPSGAGGDEAASVESDIVYADRLSLAWRDRMFSIAMTSIDFGAAEVAQLRYRMRGLHDAWVYPRAPRAEFAVSSLPPGDYVLEVEAAGRDGRYGDTRRLELRMAPPWWRHDLAYAGYALAVLALFALLVRRAGSAVRRERRQVELLERTVAERTAQLQEANLRLSTTNAQLDIATRRDPLTRISNRRDLQDWLGREAGALRTAIEQAGGEPERLVFFMIDIDDFKRVNDRHGHQAGDEVLVHFADRLRLLSRDHDLLVRWGGEEFLLITRFTRVADAAQLAERIREAIAGQPIRVAPGLVLPLTCSIGFAPWPFALECPDVGDWEACVGLADRCLYAAKRGTKDAWVGVVPGPRPDRAGVQALLAGASPGEVGEECAQVLHSGTVAPGFAR, encoded by the coding sequence TTGGCCAGGCGCCTCGCCGCGATGGTGTTGCTGCTGGTGGCAGCGCCGGCGCTGGCGGCCGACCTCGCGGCACCGCAGCGGCTGGAAGCCTTCGGGCCTGATGAAGGGCTGCCGCAGTCGACGGTGAACGCGCTCGCCGGCGACGACCAGGGCTTCCTGTGGGTCGCCACCCAGGACGGCCTTGCCCGCTTCGATGGCCACCGCTTCCAGTCCTGGCGGCGCAAGCGCCGGGACGACCAGGGCCTTGCCAGCAGCAGCATCGACGCGCTGGCATTCGAGCCTGGCACCACAAGGCTCTGGCTCGGCACCGACGACACCGGCGTCGAGATCATCCACCTGCCGACCTGGGAGCGCGTCCGCTTCACCCGCGGCGACGGGCTGTCCAACGACCGCATCACATCGATCCTGGTGGACCCCGATGGCGGCGCATGGATCGGGACGGCCGCTGGACTCGACCACGTCGGCATTGCACCGCGCCACGTGCGCAAGCTGGGGGGCGGCGAGATCGCCGGCGTGGCAGCACTGACGCAGGGCGGCGCACTCGCCCTCGGCCGCGACTGCCGCCTCTGGCACGCCACGCCCGCGACGCTGACCGCCCTGCCCCACCGCGGCGGCAGCGGCAGCGCCTGCATCGCGCTGCAGTCGGGTCCGGAAGGTGCGTGGATCGCCAGTGAACGGGGTGGCCTGGCGCTGGTGGATGTCCGCGACGGGCGGCGGCTGCGCAGTTACACCGTCGGCGAACTGCAACCCGGGGCCAGCGTGATCACGGCCCTGTTGCGCAGGCGCGACGGCAGCGTGCTGGTCGGCTTCGGCAACGGCGCCGTCGCGCAACTGGACGCGGCCGGGCCGAGGCCCCTGCAACTCGACCGCGACCTCGGCAATCCGGTGGTGACGCTCCATGAGAGCGCGACCGATGCGTTGTGGATCGGCACGTACACCTCGGGGCTGTACTTCGCGCGCCCGCTGTCGCACGTGATCCGCTTCGGGCGCTCCGACGCCGCGCAGATGCAGGGCTGGCCCAGCGTCAGCCTGCGCGCGCTCTGGGGCGAGGGCGGGCACCTGCTGGTCGGTACCGACAACGGCCTCATGCAACAGCGCGCGGCCGGCGGCGAATGGATGCAGGTGCCGGGTTTCGAAGGCCGGACGGTGCGCGTGATCGGTCGCGCGATCGATGGCGGCTGGTGGATCGGCACCCACGACGGCCTGTGGCACTGGCCCGGCGGCGGCGCGCCACGGCGCATCCCCGGCCTGCCCGATCCGCGCATCGACGCCATGCTGGTCGAAGGCGGCACGGTCTGGGTCGCGACCCGCGGCGGCCTGGCCCGCGTCAGCAATGGCGAGGTCGTCGAGGATCCCGCACTCGCACCGCTCGCCGGCCGCCAGGTCACCGCACTGCTGCGCGACGACGATCGCCTGTGGATCGCGACCAATACCGGCGGGCTCTGGCAGCTCGACGCGGGCGCGGTGGCCGCGCCGTCGCGGCACGCGGGCCTGCACCACTCGCTGTGGTCGCTGGCCGCCGACGACGACGCGCTGTGGGTGGGCAGCTACAGCCACGGCCTGTACCGGATCGACCGCGGCAGCGGCGCGATCCGCAACTACAGCGACCGCGACGGACTGGCCAACAACGTGGTGTACGCGATCCTGCGCGACGCCGCCGGACGCCTGTGGCTGAGCACCAACAACGGGCTGTCCGTGGTCGCCCCCGGCGACGGGTCCATCCAGGTGCTGGGGCCGCGCGACGGCCTGCAGAACCGCGAGTACAACAGCGGCTCGGGGTTCCGCGACCGCGGCGGCCTGCTGTATTTCGGCGGCACGCGCGGCCTGGACGTGCTCGATCCGGACAGGCTGCCCGCGCAGAGCCCCTCGGCCCGCGCGGTGCTGACCACGCTGCGCATCTCGCCTTCGGGCGCCGGCGGCGACGAGGCCGCGTCGGTGGAATCGGACATCGTGTATGCCGACCGCCTGTCGCTGGCGTGGCGCGACCGCATGTTCTCCATCGCCATGACGTCGATCGACTTCGGCGCCGCGGAAGTGGCACAGCTGCGCTACCGCATGCGCGGCCTGCATGACGCTTGGGTGTATCCACGCGCGCCACGCGCCGAGTTCGCGGTCAGCAGCCTGCCACCCGGCGACTACGTGCTCGAGGTCGAGGCCGCTGGCCGCGACGGCCGCTATGGCGACACACGGCGCCTGGAGCTGCGCATGGCGCCGCCGTGGTGGCGGCATGACCTGGCCTATGCCGGCTACGCGCTCGCGGTGCTCGCGCTGTTCGCCCTGCTGGTGCGCCGCGCGGGCTCGGCGGTGCGTCGCGAGCGCCGCCAGGTCGAGCTCCTGGAGCGCACCGTGGCGGAGCGTACCGCGCAGCTGCAGGAGGCCAACCTGCGGCTGAGCACCACCAACGCCCAGCTCGACATCGCCACCCGTCGCGACCCGCTCACGCGCATCTCCAACCGCCGCGACCTGCAGGACTGGCTGGGCCGCGAGGCCGGCGCGCTGCGCACCGCCATCGAACAGGCCGGCGGCGAGCCGGAGCGGCTGGTGTTCTTCATGATCGACATCGACGACTTCAAGCGGGTCAACGACCGCCACGGCCACCAGGCCGGCGACGAGGTGCTGGTGCACTTCGCCGACCGGCTCCGGCTGCTGAGCCGCGACCACGACCTGCTGGTGCGCTGGGGCGGCGAGGAGTTCCTGCTGATCACCCGCTTCACCCGCGTCGCCGATGCCGCGCAGCTTGCCGAGCGCATCCGCGAGGCGATCGCCGGGCAACCGATCCGGGTCGCACCGGGGCTGGTGCTGCCGCTCACCTGCTCGATCGGGTTCGCGCCGTGGCCGTTCGCGCTGGAATGCCCGGATGTCGGCGACTGGGAAGCCTGCGTGGGCCTGGCCGACCGTTGCCTGTATGCCGCCAAGCGTGGCACCAAGGATGCCTGGGTCGGCGTGGTGCCGGGGCCCCGCCCCGACCGCGCCGGCGTGCAGGCACTGCTGGCGGGCGCTTCGCCCGGAGAGGTCGGCGAGGAGTGCGCGCAGGTGCTGCATTCGGGCACGGTGGCACCGGGTTTCGCGCGCTGA
- a CDS encoding DksA/TraR family C4-type zinc finger protein produces MATGWAGDGAVQDQIDATVKDGIERARSRMPQGPGLANCEECDAAIPDARRKAVPGVRLCVACQAVRDEDEGAAGGYNRRGSKDSQLR; encoded by the coding sequence ATGGCCACGGGCTGGGCTGGAGACGGAGCGGTGCAGGACCAGATCGATGCCACCGTGAAGGACGGCATCGAACGGGCGCGCAGCCGGATGCCGCAGGGGCCGGGACTGGCGAACTGCGAGGAATGCGACGCCGCCATTCCCGACGCGCGCCGCAAGGCCGTGCCCGGCGTGCGGCTGTGCGTCGCGTGCCAGGCCGTGCGCGACGAAGACGAGGGTGCGGCAGGCGGATACAACCGCCGCGGCAGCAAGGACAGCCAGCTGCGCTGA
- a CDS encoding transferase — MTWLAGLRRRVRPLDPTGLPLRPARLRRVGAYTALQFTRGQTQSRMLGDAPDQLLIDYTRTMLAALLWQPRPRTICMVGLGGGSQAKFIHRHLPGARLEVVENHPGVIALRREFQVPDDDARLEVVLDDGARFVAARPGRYDLLLVDGYDAGGIPVALSTPAFHDACRNALRPGGVLATNLFCVDTAPHLERLRRSFGAGNVLVVKEPRMSNQVVFAWAGVAPAGDAADLARVRAALPAAAHAALSPSLERVARALRLRGVGVQVDA, encoded by the coding sequence GTGACCTGGCTTGCCGGTCTGCGCCGCCGCGTCCGTCCGCTCGACCCGACCGGGCTGCCGCTGCGCCCGGCCCGCCTGCGGCGCGTCGGCGCGTACACCGCGCTGCAGTTCACGCGTGGCCAGACGCAGAGCCGGATGCTCGGGGATGCGCCCGACCAGTTGCTGATCGATTACACCCGCACGATGCTTGCGGCCCTGTTGTGGCAACCACGCCCGCGCACGATCTGCATGGTCGGGCTGGGTGGTGGTTCCCAGGCGAAATTCATCCACCGGCACCTGCCGGGCGCGCGGCTGGAGGTCGTTGAGAACCATCCCGGCGTGATCGCCCTGCGCCGGGAGTTCCAGGTGCCGGATGACGACGCCCGCCTGGAGGTCGTGCTGGATGACGGCGCGCGCTTCGTCGCGGCCCGGCCCGGCCGCTACGACCTGCTGCTGGTGGATGGCTACGACGCCGGCGGCATTCCGGTGGCGCTGTCCACGCCTGCCTTCCACGACGCCTGCCGGAACGCATTGCGCCCCGGTGGCGTGCTCGCCACCAACCTGTTCTGCGTCGACACCGCGCCGCACCTCGAGCGGCTGAGACGGAGCTTCGGCGCCGGCAACGTGCTGGTGGTGAAGGAGCCGCGCATGAGCAACCAGGTCGTGTTCGCCTGGGCCGGCGTGGCGCCGGCAGGCGACGCGGCGGACCTCGCCCGCGTGCGCGCGGCACTGCCCGCCGCGGCGCATGCGGCGCTGTCGCCTTCGCTCGAGCGCGTCGCGCGTGCCCTGCGCCTGCGTGGCGTCGGGGTGCAGGTCGATGCATGA
- a CDS encoding GNAT family N-acetyltransferase — MLAGTPLRVLEARDEALYCALYGDPDTMRHVGPALAPEAGRTAFARVMAQLAARPPRAAYWLLPWRVAATVAGPPAGLMALQIHAGAGDAAEVGVLLPPGAQGAGVASAGIAALVDVAFTASPLLALWTRHVRDHAAAAGLMRRAGFQPAADGLAGECRWRLTRAHWARATQEAG, encoded by the coding sequence GTGCTCGCGGGGACCCCGCTGCGCGTCCTCGAGGCGCGCGATGAAGCGCTGTACTGCGCGCTGTATGGCGACCCGGACACGATGCGTCATGTCGGCCCGGCCCTCGCGCCCGAGGCTGGGCGCACGGCATTCGCGCGCGTCATGGCGCAACTCGCCGCGCGGCCCCCGCGTGCCGCGTATTGGCTGCTGCCATGGCGTGTTGCCGCCACCGTTGCCGGTCCACCCGCTGGCCTGATGGCGCTGCAGATCCACGCCGGCGCCGGCGACGCTGCCGAAGTCGGCGTGCTGCTGCCGCCCGGGGCACAGGGAGCCGGCGTCGCCAGCGCGGGCATCGCGGCCCTGGTCGACGTGGCATTCACCGCGTCTCCGTTGCTGGCCTTGTGGACGCGCCATGTGCGCGACCACGCCGCGGCGGCAGGGCTGATGAGGCGCGCCGGGTTCCAACCCGCGGCGGACGGCCTGGCCGGGGAATGCCGCTGGCGGCTGACGCGCGCGCACTGGGCACGCGCGACGCAGGAGGCAGGGTGA
- a CDS encoding mechanosensitive ion channel family protein, protein MHARPALSSFAASLVLAFLFAIAAGQPARAQAASAPDPTAVTPDASADLAASRRLAQSLREVDGLQDVTVTVRGGVARLQGDVIDIEDRSLAEQVAGQQDGITAVDNQLALSTRLSDRFDTATQLAVDKLMRLVAALPLLVVAIAVVMLSWWLGKLVGARIGRRQWRSDNPYFASLLQRLAQWLTLLGGLLVALDLLGASALVGAVLGSAGVVGLVLGFAFKDIAENYVAGILLSLRRPFVPGDLLRIDSYEGKVAALTSRATVLVTLDGNRLTLPNALVFKSVVLNYTRNARRRIDFTIPVDGGESIRQAQQVAMGALCAVTGVLDDPSPSWTVAEYDASGLTLRFFAWVDQRQADPGKVRSEALHVVRTALAEAGIEAPRAVHYVAPLPQAAMPAAAEAVGPPADTSVNRDIDAQVAAEQRAHADEDLITDERAAAT, encoded by the coding sequence ATGCATGCTCGCCCCGCGCTCTCTTCGTTTGCCGCCAGCCTGGTGCTGGCGTTCCTGTTCGCGATCGCCGCAGGCCAGCCGGCCCGTGCGCAGGCCGCGAGTGCGCCCGACCCGACCGCGGTCACGCCGGACGCCAGCGCCGACCTCGCGGCCAGCAGGCGCCTGGCGCAGAGCCTGCGCGAGGTCGACGGCCTGCAGGATGTCACGGTCACCGTCCGCGGCGGCGTGGCGCGGCTGCAGGGCGACGTGATCGACATCGAGGACCGCTCGCTCGCCGAACAGGTGGCCGGGCAGCAGGACGGGATCACCGCCGTCGACAACCAGCTGGCGCTCAGCACGCGGCTGTCCGACCGCTTCGACACCGCCACCCAGCTCGCGGTCGACAAGCTGATGCGGCTGGTGGCGGCGCTGCCGCTGCTGGTGGTCGCGATCGCGGTGGTGATGCTGTCGTGGTGGCTGGGCAAGCTGGTGGGCGCGCGCATCGGCCGCCGCCAGTGGCGCAGCGACAATCCGTACTTCGCCAGCCTGCTGCAGCGCCTCGCGCAGTGGCTGACGCTGCTCGGTGGCCTGCTGGTGGCGCTGGACCTGCTCGGTGCCTCCGCGCTGGTCGGGGCGGTGCTGGGTTCCGCAGGCGTGGTCGGGCTGGTGCTCGGCTTCGCGTTCAAGGACATCGCCGAGAACTACGTGGCCGGCATCCTGCTCAGCCTGCGGCGGCCGTTCGTGCCCGGCGACCTGCTGCGCATCGACAGCTATGAAGGCAAGGTCGCGGCACTGACCTCGCGCGCGACGGTGCTGGTGACCCTCGACGGCAACCGCCTCACCCTGCCCAACGCGCTGGTGTTCAAGTCGGTGGTGCTCAACTACACGCGCAACGCGCGCCGGCGCATCGACTTCACCATCCCGGTCGACGGCGGCGAATCGATCCGCCAGGCGCAGCAGGTGGCCATGGGCGCGCTGTGCGCGGTGACGGGCGTGCTCGACGATCCGTCGCCGTCGTGGACGGTCGCCGAGTACGACGCCTCCGGGCTCACGCTGCGCTTCTTCGCGTGGGTGGACCAGCGCCAGGCCGATCCCGGCAAGGTGCGCAGCGAAGCCCTGCACGTGGTGCGCACGGCGCTCGCCGAGGCCGGCATCGAAGCCCCGCGCGCTGTGCATTACGTGGCCCCGCTGCCGCAGGCTGCCATGCCCGCAGCTGCCGAGGCCGTCGGCCCGCCGGCGGACACCTCGGTGAACCGCGACATCGATGCGCAGGTGGCGGCCGAACAGCGCGCACACGCCGATGAAGACCTGATCACCGACGAGCGCGCAGCGGCGACCTGA